In Thermospira aquatica, the following proteins share a genomic window:
- a CDS encoding PTS sugar transporter subunit IIA, producing MLFRDILEERFVRIGLKATKKNEIFEELAQLFEEIHGIDRKEAYKAMVERERKGSTGLGNGLAIPHGRSSNIKDLHIIFVYEPEGRDFEAYDKQPSNLFLAVLTSDEYSPQQQLEILRIIVEIYEKTDIVQSLKNVKTPHELYQLIIQKEAECHK from the coding sequence ATGTTATTTCGTGACATACTTGAAGAGCGTTTTGTACGTATAGGGCTTAAAGCAACCAAAAAAAATGAGATATTTGAAGAACTCGCCCAGCTCTTTGAGGAGATTCATGGGATCGATAGAAAAGAGGCCTACAAGGCTATGGTGGAAAGGGAAAGAAAAGGTTCCACCGGTCTGGGAAACGGTCTGGCTATTCCCCATGGTCGAAGCTCTAACATCAAGGATCTTCATATCATTTTTGTCTACGAACCCGAAGGACGAGATTTTGAGGCGTATGATAAACAACCCTCTAACCTCTTTCTGGCAGTATTAACCTCCGATGAATACAGCCCTCAACAACAACTTGAGATCTTGAGAATTATTGTAGAGATTTACGAAAAAACCGACATCGTTCAATCTCTCAAAAATGTAAAGACCCCCCACGAGCTCTACCAGCTCATCATTCAGAAGGAAGCAGAGTGCCACAAGTAG
- a CDS encoding SufB/SufD family protein, which yields MALEKDLLQDTQKVGYTGDSDVKLAVVNDHVEEFASVEKGITILPMFMAVKEFPWVKEKMWSLIAKNKDEYTQLAANEESLSGYFIHVAKGVKSSKPIQTCLFINMEKFVQTVHNIVVLEEDAEIYLFTGCATAHYVKTASHIGITEIFLSPGSKLNYTMIHEWADNVEVRPRTAISVAENAQFISNYISLKAVKHLQSMPTAYLRGQKASVSFNSLIYAPEGAYYDTGARIVFEAPQTHGEVISRSVTHGGTVIARGDLVAQAEDVKGHVECDSLLLSDGGLIQAIPVLETKVANVSLTHEAAVGKIAQEELLYLMSRGLSESEAKAMIVKGFLDVDTFRLPSHLRPRVDQVLKLLEQGGL from the coding sequence ATGGCTCTCGAAAAAGATCTTCTTCAGGACACACAAAAGGTTGGTTATACAGGCGACAGTGATGTCAAGCTGGCGGTGGTGAATGACCATGTGGAGGAGTTTGCTTCAGTCGAAAAGGGCATAACCATTCTCCCCATGTTCATGGCTGTGAAAGAATTTCCCTGGGTAAAGGAAAAAATGTGGAGTCTGATTGCTAAAAACAAGGATGAATACACACAGCTTGCCGCAAACGAAGAAAGTCTCTCGGGATATTTCATCCATGTCGCCAAAGGGGTAAAATCCTCCAAACCTATCCAGACCTGTCTTTTCATCAACATGGAAAAATTTGTTCAAACCGTTCATAACATCGTCGTTTTGGAAGAAGACGCAGAGATCTATCTCTTTACCGGTTGTGCTACCGCCCATTATGTCAAAACAGCAAGCCATATTGGCATCACCGAGATATTTCTCTCTCCTGGCTCCAAACTCAACTATACCATGATCCATGAGTGGGCAGATAATGTCGAGGTAAGACCCCGAACAGCGATTTCGGTGGCTGAAAATGCCCAGTTTATCTCAAACTATATTTCTCTCAAAGCCGTCAAACACCTCCAGAGTATGCCTACAGCCTATCTCCGGGGCCAAAAAGCCTCCGTATCATTTAACTCCCTTATCTACGCTCCCGAGGGTGCGTACTACGATACAGGGGCAAGGATCGTTTTTGAAGCACCCCAAACCCATGGAGAAGTCATAAGTCGGAGTGTTACCCATGGCGGAACCGTTATTGCACGCGGAGACCTGGTAGCTCAAGCCGAAGACGTCAAAGGGCATGTAGAATGCGACTCTCTCCTGCTTTCTGATGGTGGACTCATTCAGGCTATTCCTGTGCTAGAAACCAAGGTAGCAAATGTCTCCCTGACTCACGAGGCAGCCGTAGGAAAAATAGCGCAAGAAGAGCTTCTCTACCTCATGAGCCGGGGACTCTCTGAATCAGAAGCCAAAGCAATGATTGTAAAAGGCTTTTTGGATGTGGATACCTTCCGATTGCCATCCCATTTGAGACCCAGGGTTGATCAGGTCTTGAAGCTTTTAGAACAAGGCGGACTCTAA
- a CDS encoding ABC transporter ATP-binding protein — protein sequence MQPILEIRHLSVSVENKLLLKDISLSIPEGQTHVLFGPNGSGKSSLMLTLMGFPQYRIEEGQILFKGKDITHSSPSERSALGMGIAFQSPPAIKGLKLENLVSEIASRFYPEFVLEDASRELSMESYLHRDVNHGFSGGERKRSEILQLSAQNPDLILLDEPESGVDIENMKTIGEAIRNILHRGAREKRTKSAFIITHTGYILDYLAADWGYVLVDGQIQCENNPYELLRLIEINGFQFCETCELSKNKE from the coding sequence ATGCAGCCAATCCTGGAAATTCGTCACCTGAGTGTTTCTGTAGAAAACAAACTTCTTCTCAAAGATATTTCTCTCTCCATTCCCGAGGGACAAACGCATGTCTTATTTGGCCCCAATGGTTCAGGAAAATCCTCCCTCATGCTTACCTTGATGGGTTTCCCCCAGTACAGGATAGAAGAAGGCCAGATTCTCTTTAAGGGAAAGGATATTACCCACAGTTCTCCTTCGGAAAGATCAGCTCTCGGAATGGGAATAGCCTTTCAATCTCCTCCCGCAATTAAAGGACTCAAACTAGAAAACCTTGTAAGTGAAATAGCTTCACGTTTCTACCCTGAATTTGTTCTCGAAGATGCCAGCCGAGAACTCTCCATGGAAAGCTATCTCCATCGTGATGTCAACCATGGTTTTTCTGGAGGAGAACGAAAACGCTCAGAGATCCTTCAACTCTCAGCACAAAACCCGGATCTCATCCTTCTCGATGAACCAGAATCCGGCGTAGACATAGAAAATATGAAAACTATTGGTGAGGCTATACGTAATATTCTTCACCGTGGAGCCAGGGAAAAACGCACCAAATCAGCCTTCATCATAACCCACACCGGCTATATTCTTGATTATCTGGCAGCGGATTGGGGATATGTCTTGGTTGACGGGCAAATACAGTGTGAAAACAACCCTTATGAACTCTTAAGACTCATCGAAATCAACGGATTCCAATTCTGTGAAACATGTGAGCTTTCAAAAAATAAGGAGTAG
- a CDS encoding tRNA threonylcarbamoyladenosine dehydratase has product METLKENWLFRTESLIGAEGLHRLASLRVMACGVGGVGGMALEALARSGVGYFVVVDCDVFHPTNLNRQILATRESLGKPKTTIAKERILSINPEATVIPIQGFADSQIISILQSYPVDFVIDAIDSLNPKVQLISTLMHKNIPFISSMGAAARFDASSFRIGKLSDVKGCPLSRKVRQRLRRIGIDPRHIPVVYSTEMVKEGQGIASYIQEENFYERGRQRIPRGSLATTVMAAGLLCAQEVIMWALKKT; this is encoded by the coding sequence ATGGAAACATTGAAAGAAAACTGGTTGTTCCGTACAGAGTCTCTCATTGGTGCTGAGGGTCTTCATCGTCTGGCATCCCTTCGGGTGATGGCATGCGGTGTGGGAGGCGTAGGAGGAATGGCCCTTGAAGCTCTTGCAAGGAGCGGGGTGGGATACTTTGTGGTAGTAGACTGTGATGTTTTCCACCCCACCAATCTCAATAGACAGATCCTCGCGACAAGAGAAAGTCTTGGAAAACCAAAAACAACTATTGCCAAAGAACGGATTCTTAGTATCAATCCCGAAGCCACCGTCATACCCATTCAAGGATTTGCGGATAGTCAGATAATCTCAATTCTCCAATCTTACCCTGTAGATTTTGTTATCGATGCCATTGACAGCCTTAACCCAAAAGTTCAGCTCATCTCCACCCTCATGCACAAGAATATCCCCTTTATTTCCTCGATGGGAGCCGCTGCCAGATTTGATGCTTCGAGTTTTCGAATAGGAAAACTCTCCGATGTTAAAGGTTGTCCCCTCTCTCGCAAGGTCCGTCAGAGACTCAGAAGAATAGGGATAGATCCCCGACATATCCCCGTGGTATACTCTACCGAGATGGTGAAAGAGGGACAGGGTATAGCCTCATATATCCAGGAAGAAAACTTCTATGAAAGGGGAAGACAGCGAATCCCCCGGGGAAGCCTTGCAACAACGGTAATGGCGGCGGGACTTCTTTGTGCCCAGGAGGTTATCATGTGGGCTTTAAAAAAAACATAG